DNA sequence from the Paenibacillus physcomitrellae genome:
ATTGTCCGGGTGAGCGACAGCGGTGCCATTACAGTCGGTCCGGACAGTGTCGGCTATAGAATCGGCGAAGAAGCGCTTGTCTTTGGCGGGAATACACTGACAACAACGGACATCGCAGTCCGTCTGGGGCTTGCTGAGGTCGGCGATAAAAGTCTGGTGTCTCACCTGGAAGAGGATTTTGCCTTAGCGGTACAGGCCCAGATAGCGGCTATCATCGAGCAGGCCATCGATAAGATGAAAACCTCTTCCGAAGACATTCAGCTCGTTCTTGTGGGCGGAGGAAGTATCATTATCCCGGATCAGATTCGCGGGGTCGCCCGCATGATCAAAACGGAAAACGGAAATGTTGCCAATGCCATCGGCGCCTCCATTGCCCAAATCAGCGGCCAATACGAACAGATTTATATTTACTCCAGAGAGCCGCGCGAATCTTCCCTGAAGGATGCCGAGGAAAAAGCGGTTAAACAAGCCGTTTTAGCCGGTGCGGTTTCCGAAACCATTGAATTGGTGGAAGTGGAAGAGACACCGCTGGCTTATCATCCGGAGAATGCCACCCGGTTAAGAGTCAAAGTTGTAGGAAAAATGAAATAGTAGTATAGGTTTAAAAAGCCCTGCCGCATAGGTTCTATGCTTGCAGGGCTTTATTTCGCTATTCTTCTATGGGATCACATCGCTGGCAGGCAGGTTGGCCTTATCAGTTCTTGAAATAATGCCCCTGTTCAAGATCTTCGATTAAGCCTGGTTCCTTAGGCTGCCACTCCAAACGCTGCTGCGTGAGCGCACTGGAGGTTGGGTTATCGGCGGAGGCGAAAGCGCCAAGGAAACCGAAATGAGCATCCGCTTCTTCTCGCGGAATGCTGACGACCGGTACGCCCAAATGCCGTCCGATGACCTCTGCGATGTCGCGGAAGGGTACCCCCTCATCCCCAACCCCATGAAGGATGGAACCCGCTGGTGCCTGTTCGAGCGCCAGCCGGAACAAACGGGCGGCATCCAGGCGATGTACGGCTGGCCAGCGGTTAGACCCGTCGCCGACATAAGCGGCGGCACCTTTGGTGCGGGCGACGCCGATCAAGTAGGAGACAAATCCTTGGTCGCCTTCCCCGTGGACGGAAGGAGAAAGACGGACAACAGATGAACGTACGCCGCGTTTGGCGAACGCCAGTGCCGTATTTTCCGATGCGCCCCGGGCATGCTGTCCGGCAACGATTTCTTCCGTTCCGATTGTACCCGGAGGGGTAACGCCTAACATCATCAAAGTCCCTGAGGTATTCACGAAGGGTTTGCCGGATCCTTCAAGGGCAGCCCCGATGGTTTCGACGGCGCGGAGATCGGCTGCCAGTGCACCCTCATAATCCGAAAAATCATGCTTGAATGCCAGATGAATAACGCCGTCGGCCGAAGCGGATCCGCTGCGCAGGCTGTCTAAATCGTCAAGACTCCCGCGGTGTACCTCCGCTCTCGCAGCGGTCAGTTCGGACACCGCTTTATCCGTACGGGCAAGCCCGACAACTTGATGGCCGGCGCTAATAAGCTCATTTACTAC
Encoded proteins:
- a CDS encoding SDR family oxidoreductase produces the protein MRVFVTGATGFIGSAVVNELISAGHQVVGLARTDKAVSELTAARAEVHRGSLDDLDSLRSGSASADGVIHLAFKHDFSDYEGALAADLRAVETIGAALEGSGKPFVNTSGTLMMLGVTPPGTIGTEEIVAGQHARGASENTALAFAKRGVRSSVVRLSPSVHGEGDQGFVSYLIGVARTKGAAAYVGDGSNRWPAVHRLDAARLFRLALEQAPAGSILHGVGDEGVPFRDIAEVIGRHLGVPVVSIPREEADAHFGFLGAFASADNPTSSALTQQRLEWQPKEPGLIEDLEQGHYFKN